The Halomonas sp. 'Soap Lake #6' genomic sequence TTCGGCATCTTTTGCAGCCAATAGCGTTTCTGTGGCTTCTTCGCCGACCTTTTCGAGTATCTTGTTCAAACCCTTGTGATGCAAGGAGGCAACATAAGAATCTTCTGCCGCTGCGTGGCGTCGCTGCTTCAATACCTCGGCTAAAGCATCCAGTACGGGCGTTTGGGTAGCTGTCGTACTCATGGCATTCCTTCTGTCAATCGGTAGGGCGTGTTCGCCTGGTATTAGCTTTTGCGTGTCTATTTATGGCCATAACATTATTGCCATAACAACAGCAGTAGCCCTACGCCTGCGGCAGCTAATATGGGCCACTCCTGGGTAGCTGCCCAACTGCTAAGTGGCTGCCAAGCTAGCGCAATAGCCACCAGAATCAAACCCACCCGCAGCCGGTAATGGCGCTTGCCTTGGCGTGTTAACTGGCGACGCATGCTGCTGATAGCGCTGACCTGCTGATGGCGCTGGCGGTGCTCATGCTCCATACGGCTTAACGCTTGGTGGGCTAATGCTGGCAGCTCCGGCAGCTGACGGGAGAGCTCGGGTGCTTGACGCTTTAATGACTCCCAAAGACC encodes the following:
- a CDS encoding phosphoribosyl-ATP diphosphatase; this encodes MSTTATQTPVLDALAEVLKQRRHAAAEDSYVASLHHKGLNKILEKVGEEATETLLAAKDAEHGGDQERQALIAETADLWFHSLVMLSHLELDHQCVLDELAKRFGISGHDEKASRTQR